DNA from Terriglobia bacterium:
GGGGGATTCTGCGTGAGCCTGAAATGGTCGCTCGTATTCGTCATTCTCTTCAGTTCGTTTTGTTTCGCACAGAAACGCCAGCCGAACAAGCCATCCGAGCCCAGCATTCAGCCTACGGCGACGGGAGAACAGCAGCCGACAGCGGAGAATTTTCCGCCGGAAGCAGGCAAGGTTGCGCCAGCGAAAGCAGAAGCGCCCCAGTCCATTTTTGAGGGCATGAAGTACAGGTTGGTGGGGCCATTTCGTGGCGGGCGCGTCGTGGCGGTTTCGGGCGTTGCGGGAGAGCCGAATGTTTTCTACTTCGGATCAACCGCGGGCGGAATGTGGAAGTCCACGGATGCGGGATTGAACTGGAAGCCACTGTGGGACAAGTTTCCGGAGGCATCGGAGTCGGTAGGCGCGATCGCCGTGGCACCGTCGAACCCGAACGTGATCTACGTCGGGACGGGCGAGGCATGTATTCGCGGAAACGTCGTTGTCGGGAACGGCGTTTACAAATCGACGGATGCTGGCAAGACGTGGAAGTACATCGGGTTGCGCGATACGGAATCAATTGGGCGAATGGTTGTGAATCCCACAAATCCGAACGAGGTGTACGTGGCGGCGCTGGGTCATCCGTTTGGGCCGAACACGACGCGCGGGATTTTCCGGACCAAGGACGGCGGAAAGACGTGGGAGCGGATTCTCTACGTGGACGACAAGACGGGCGGGATCGACATCCAGTACGACCTGTCGAATCCGCAGATCCTTTACGCGGGAATGTGGCAGGTGGTGCGCAAGCCGTGGACGTTCGAATCGGGCGGACCGGGAAGTGGACTTTATAAATCGACCGACGGCGGGGACACGTGGACAAAACTGACGGGGAACGGTCTACCGGACGGCATCCTGGGACGCATCGGCGTTGCGCCGACATCAGATACGAATCGCGTGTACGCGCTGATCGAAGCAGAGAAGGGCGGACTGTATCGCAGCGATGACGGCGGTGAACACTGGCATTTGATGAATGATGACCGTGAGTATCGGCAGCGAGCCTGGTATTACACACACGTGTTTGCCGATCCGAAGAATCCGGATGTGGTCTACATCCTGAACACCGGGACGTACCGGTCGATCGATGGCGGAAAGACGTTCACTCGGATTCGAACGCCGCACGGAGATAATCACGGGCTGTGGATCGATCCGACGGACACGAAGCGGATGATCAATGGCAACGACGGTGGCGCGACGGTTTCGACGGATGGCGGAGCGAGTTGGTCGACGCTGCTGAACCAGCCGACGGCGCAGTTCTATCACGTAGTTGCCGATAACCGTTTCCCGTATTGGCTCTATGGGGCGCAGCAGGATAACTCGACGGTTGCAATTGCAAGCGCGAGCGCGACGGGCGGGATCGGGGAAAAGTGGTACTACGAGGTCGGCGGTGGCGAGAGCGGATACATCGCGGTAGACCCGACGGATCCGAATATCGTTTACGCGAACTCCTATGGTGGCGATGTTACGCGCTACGACCATCGTACGGAAGAGACCCGGAATATCAATCCCTGGCCCCGAAATCCGATCGGCTGGGGTGCGGCCGATTTGAAGCACCGCTTCCAGTGGACGGAACCAATGGTGTTCTCCCCATTCGATCCGCATACGCTGTACTACGCGGGTGAGGTGTTGTTCAAGACGACGGATGAAGGGAAGAGCTGGACGATCATTTCTCCGGACCTGACGAGGAACGACAAGTCGAAGCAGCAATCCGCAGGCGGTCCGATTACAAAGGACAACACGGGCGTTGAGGTCTACGACACGATCTTCTCGGTAGTGGAATCGCCGCGAGAGAAGGGTTTGATTTGGGCCGGATCGGATGACGGGCTGATTCACATCACGCGCGACGGCGGTGGGAAATGGGAGAACGTCACGCCAAAAACTATGCCGGATTGGGGAACGGTGAGCATGATCGAAGCATCTCCGTTTGACGCGGGGACGGCGTATGTGGCGGTGGAACGGCACAAGTTGGACGACTTTGCGCCCTATGTTTTCAAGACGCACGACTTCGGAAAGACTTGGGCGGAAATCAACACGGGCATTCCGAAAGATGTTTACGTGCATGCGGTGCGGGAGGATCCGAAGCGAAAAGGATTGCTGTACGCGGGGACTGAGCATGGCGTGTATGTGAGTTTCGACGATGGGGCACATTGGCAGCCGCTGCAACTGAACCTGCCAGCGGCGCCGGTAAATGACCTGATCGTAAAGAACAATGACCTTGCGGTCGCGACCCATGGACGCTCGTTCTGGATTCTCGACGATCTGTCGCCGCTACGGCAGTGGAACGATTCGATCAAGAACGATGACGTTCACCTGTTCGCACCGGCGGCGGCGAACCACACGACGTTCCCAGGGTCGTTCTTTGGCGGCGGAAATGCCGGACAGAACCCGCCGGCGGGAGCGGTGTTCTATTACTACCTGAAGAACGAGATCAAGAAGCCTGAGAAAAAGCCGGAAGCCGCAGGCGCGAATGGCGCCGGTGCAGGTGGTGAACAGGGCGCTGAGAAGTCCGCCGAGAAGGCTGCGGGGAAGCCGGAAGCTCAGCCAGCCAAGATTGAGATTCTCGACGACTTGGGGAAGGTGATCCGAACATACCCGCCGAAGAAGCCCGAAACTGGCGGCGGAGAGGAAGGGTTTGGACGGAGACGCGAAGAGCCAATTCCGACGAAGGCCGGCATCAATCGGTTCGTATGGGATATGCACTATGAACCGGCGCTGAGCATCCCGAATTCGCCGTTGTGGGGTGGGAGCACTGAGGGACCGCTCGCA
Protein-coding regions in this window:
- a CDS encoding glycosyl hydrolase — protein: MSLKWSLVFVILFSSFCFAQKRQPNKPSEPSIQPTATGEQQPTAENFPPEAGKVAPAKAEAPQSIFEGMKYRLVGPFRGGRVVAVSGVAGEPNVFYFGSTAGGMWKSTDAGLNWKPLWDKFPEASESVGAIAVAPSNPNVIYVGTGEACIRGNVVVGNGVYKSTDAGKTWKYIGLRDTESIGRMVVNPTNPNEVYVAALGHPFGPNTTRGIFRTKDGGKTWERILYVDDKTGGIDIQYDLSNPQILYAGMWQVVRKPWTFESGGPGSGLYKSTDGGDTWTKLTGNGLPDGILGRIGVAPTSDTNRVYALIEAEKGGLYRSDDGGEHWHLMNDDREYRQRAWYYTHVFADPKNPDVVYILNTGTYRSIDGGKTFTRIRTPHGDNHGLWIDPTDTKRMINGNDGGATVSTDGGASWSTLLNQPTAQFYHVVADNRFPYWLYGAQQDNSTVAIASASATGGIGEKWYYEVGGGESGYIAVDPTDPNIVYANSYGGDVTRYDHRTEETRNINPWPRNPIGWGAADLKHRFQWTEPMVFSPFDPHTLYYAGEVLFKTTDEGKSWTIISPDLTRNDKSKQQSAGGPITKDNTGVEVYDTIFSVVESPREKGLIWAGSDDGLIHITRDGGGKWENVTPKTMPDWGTVSMIEASPFDAGTAYVAVERHKLDDFAPYVFKTHDFGKTWAEINTGIPKDVYVHAVREDPKRKGLLYAGTEHGVYVSFDDGAHWQPLQLNLPAAPVNDLIVKNNDLAVATHGRSFWILDDLSPLRQWNDSIKNDDVHLFAPAAANHTTFPGSFFGGGNAGQNPPAGAVFYYYLKNEIKKPEKKPEAAGANGAGAGGEQGAEKSAEKAAGKPEAQPAKIEILDDLGKVIRTYPPKKPETGGGEEGFGRRREEPIPTKAGINRFVWDMHYEPALSIPNSPLWGGSTEGPLALPGKYQVRLTVNGKSQTEPFEIVPDPRLKVTQAELKQQFDLMQSILAKVTVVHTAIMQIRDVRAQINALDKRMTQEKNPNAKTIADAGAALDKKMTAVEETMIQTKAKSGQDVLNYPIRLNNLLVALGGTVSSADAAPTKQDYELFDELSKQADEQVAKWNDIVKTDLASFNETVRKLEVPAVGVTVPEKP